In a genomic window of Methanobacterium formicicum:
- a CDS encoding P-II family nitrogen regulator, which translates to MKKIVTIIRPDKLEDVKQALEEIGCLGMTVKEVKGRGIQLGITESYRGTDYKVDLLPKTQVEIVAKTEEVEKIVDTIVKNAQTGCIGDGKIFISPVEEVVRIRTGERGEDAI; encoded by the coding sequence ATGAAAAAAATAGTAACTATTATCAGACCTGACAAATTAGAAGATGTTAAGCAGGCCTTAGAAGAAATTGGATGCCTGGGGATGACTGTAAAAGAAGTTAAAGGAAGGGGAATACAGTTAGGAATCACAGAAAGTTACCGGGGCACGGACTACAAGGTGGATCTGTTACCCAAAACCCAGGTAGAAATTGTGGCCAAAACCGAGGAAGTGGAAAAAATTGTGGATACCATCGTCAAAAACGCCCAGACTGGTTGTATTGGTGACGGGAAAATTTTCATCTCCCCGGTAGAAGAAGTGGTACGTATCCGTACCGGAGAAAGGGGTGAAGACGCCATATAA